TCTTCGTAGCCCCATGAAAGGATACTTACTTGCTACGCTGTTAAGCGCAGCAGCTGTGCCCGCCCTGGCCCAGCAACAGCCACAGTTTACGCACTACGGCCTCAATGGCATGTACCTCAATCCGGCTTACGCCGGTATCAAAGGGCAGACGGAAGTAAACGTTATCGGGCGCTACCAATACCTGAACCTGGGCAACTCGTTTAACGACGAAAACGGCTCGCCGCGCACGGGCATGGTATCGGCTTCAGTGCCGGTGCTTGCGCTTAATGGCGGCGTGGGCCTGGCAGTATACTACGACCAGATAGCCGTTACGAAGATGACGAATGCTACGCTTTCCTACTCGCAGCACGTAAAGCTGGGAGCCGGGCAGCTGGGTATTGGCGTGCAGGGGATTTTTACGTTTTTAAGCAAGGGCAGCTACCGGCCAAATGACCCGACCGACCCCTTCGTGCCCGAAAGCGGCTCCGACCATAAGTTTGATGCGGGCGCCGGGCTTTGGTATGAGTCGCCCAAATTTTACGCGGGTCTCAGCGCCAATAACCTGTTCCGGCAGACGTATACCCTGCAAAGTGCTATTCGCGATGCCAGCGGTAAAATTATTGGGTACCAGAATACCTCTCAGGTACTCGGCGAGAATCACGCATACCTGACGGCCGGATACAATATCGAGGCCTCCTCCAGCGTTACGGTGACCCCTACGGTATTAGTAAAAGCCGTATTGCCAGGCAACTACGATGCTGCCACCAAGTACGACAACCAGCACAACTACTCCGTGGAAGCGGGGGTGCGGGCTACGCTCAACGACCAGTTCTGGGCTGGTCTTAACTACCGCCAGCAGGAGTCAATATCGGGCCTGCTGGGCTACGCTTTTGGCGCCGACAACCGCTACCGTATCGGCTACGCTTTCGACTTCATTGCCTTCGACCAGGCGGCCCGCGCTTTCAGCTCACACGAAATACTACTTTCGCTTCGTTTGCCCAAAGCCGTGCTCTTTACCCGTCCTGCCATCCGAACCCCCCGCTATAGCTTCTAGTCAGGCTTGTCAGAAGCGATACCGGCTAGCAGCCGGCGGTAATAAGTAGAAAATTTTGGGGCTGTTAAATTGTATTTTAGGGTCGTTAAGCGCCTTTTTCACGCCGCTGAACGAATAACAACGTGAACGCGTCTGTGCCGTATTGCGCAACCACTTGGAATAACGTAGATTTGCCAGTAATTACACAACTTGCCACAATCGCAGCCTGATTATAAATTAGTTCTTTCTCTCTATTATGAAAAAATTTCTGGTATTACCCCTATTAGCCTTATCGGGGGTATTTCTAGGTGGCTGTTTTACGAAGAACTACCAGGGCGACTTGGTGGGCACTGACGACCGGCCCATCTTTAACCCGCAGGAAGTGCCCTTCGGAATGGTACCCTGCCCAGGTGGAACTTTTCACATGGGCCAGACCGACCAGGATATCTCGGCTTCGATGGTAAACATGAATAAGCAGGTGACTATCGCCGGCTTCTACATGGACGAAACCGAAATCACGAACAACGAATACCGGCAGTTCGTGAACGCTATTATGC
The sequence above is drawn from the Hymenobacter baengnokdamensis genome and encodes:
- a CDS encoding PorP/SprF family type IX secretion system membrane protein; translated protein: MKGYLLATLLSAAAVPALAQQQPQFTHYGLNGMYLNPAYAGIKGQTEVNVIGRYQYLNLGNSFNDENGSPRTGMVSASVPVLALNGGVGLAVYYDQIAVTKMTNATLSYSQHVKLGAGQLGIGVQGIFTFLSKGSYRPNDPTDPFVPESGSDHKFDAGAGLWYESPKFYAGLSANNLFRQTYTLQSAIRDASGKIIGYQNTSQVLGENHAYLTAGYNIEASSSVTVTPTVLVKAVLPGNYDAATKYDNQHNYSVEAGVRATLNDQFWAGLNYRQQESISGLLGYAFGADNRYRIGYAFDFIAFDQAARAFSSHEILLSLRLPKAVLFTRPAIRTPRYSF